Genomic window (Capricornis sumatraensis isolate serow.1 chromosome 1, serow.2, whole genome shotgun sequence):
ACTCTGGGACTCCAAACCAAGCAAACTGCTGACTCCAGGGAAGATGAAAAAGGATGGCTCCCCAGTGGCTTTTTGGCTGTTACCCTGCAACTGCCATCTGGGCCAACAGAGATCAAAGTCACTGACTTCATCTCTCCAGAACAAGAGAGGGCAGCACGGTGTTTTGAGCAGACTTCAGTGGAAATGCAAACCAGCTCAAACTACAGCCACGCAGCAGGGAGAGACGGGGAGCGCCCCCACCTGCCGCAGAAGCACAGTACCCACTCAGTGCCTCTGCATCCAACAGGACAATGGCGGGTGGCGTGTGCTCACCTCCAGGTTTGCGATGAAGCCCCCTGCATCGTCTTCTTTGTGCTCGGGGGTTGGGTAGACCCAGATGAAGCCGTTGTTGCCCAGGATCACTGAGGCACCGCACGGCAGGTCATGGAAGTGGGTCTTCTGCCGTTTCACCAGGGAGGGGGAGACCTGAACCAAAACGCCCTGACCTagctaaaaaaaaatatattgtacaTTAAGTCACTAGGATCACCAGTGAGGCGACTATACAGCAGAGTACAGACTGTCCTAGGGAGGCTGGAATCAGGGTCCTTGCTGGTGATAACTGGCATGAACGCGTATGCACAGTAGAGAGAGACCTTCCGGAGGCAGGTGTCACTTACACACCCCAACAGAAGGTGACTCTCACTCTCTTCTCCACCATTTATTCTCCTTTGCAAGCGTCATCATGCTCTGATCCAGGGCTGGTGTGACAGCTGAGAGAAGGTGGAGCCAATGAAGATGCGGGCTTGAGCCTCTTGAGGGCCAAGGAGCACTGCCCTGTTCCACCTTGACCCCAACCGCCTGGCCTGCCCACGAGAcatgccactggagaaggggactGGCCTAGGGCTGGGCACAAATACATCCCCGGTCCTGGCAGGTGAGCTCAAGGCCCACATCCTGCAGAAGGCGTGTCTGCTACAGGCCTCGGGCCCACAAAGGTCAGCACAGGCAGTGAGCCTGTCTCCTCTCCTGATTCAAGGGTGAGGGCGTGGCTGGCTGCAGCTACTCCACTGACCTGCGAGGTTTCTTTTCCACTCAGAAAATGAGAAAGTTCACCCAAACAAAGCCAAGACTAAAGAGTCATCATTTGTTTGGGAAAACaggctgtcattaaaaaaaaataaatagtctCAATAATGTCTTGTCACCTTATAGCAAGAAAAGCAACAAAATTTCCTTTAGAGGCTCAAGTGACAAACCCATCTTTCTTAACAATAATATCCATTTTCTTGACTGGATGTTTGTCCAAGGGCCAGGGGCCATTGCGTTTCATCAGTCCATGAGCTCTGTTGGCTGCAACTCAGCACTGAGGCCATGCAAAGCCACCACACCCCTTGGGAGAGAGTGAGACAGCCGCGGGGCCAGGCCCAAGGGTCATAGGGGCTCTTCTGCCAGAACAATCTACTCCGCAGAAAAAGGATGAGTGTTGTCGTGCTTTACGATGCTACCAGCCCACAACCGCGTGAGTCAGCACGTGCAATGCCAGCCTGTTAGCACTTAACTTCCAGGTGCTTTAGGCCAGAATGCCAGAGACAGCTAAGACCGGGAAATGGATTTGAAGTCTCACTCATCCAGTGAGAACACCCAGAGACCAACTTACTTTTCCATATTTGAGACTCCTCGTGTGCAGAGAGACGGCTCCATCAGAGAACACTGCCTGGACCTCAGCCTGGTCGGTGATGAAGGAACAAACACTTTCTCATCACCTGTGTCCCTGGTTCCCCCTCCATCCTCGCGTCTGTGTCCACCAGTCCCACCTGCAGCTGTAGATGGACTCGGAGGTCACACCGCTGTGACCTAACCTCTCCCCCTCGGCTGTCATGAATATCCAGACATGAACACCACCTTTTCTCCTTCCTGGGATAAAAGTTAACATCACCAGGAAACTTTGAGCTGGCTTCAAGCATGAGCCACCATAAGTTACCAGACCCAAAAAcccgactgagcagcagcaggtctGAACAAGAGCTGCAGGGTAGCCTGGGCTGAGGAGATGGGGCGGGGAGGGATAAATGAGGCATCGCggataacatatacacactgctatgcataaacagagaaacaagaacctactgtctAGCTCagtaactctactcaatattttgtaataacatataCAGGAAAATGCTGTGAAAAAGAATTACATAttctcatatgtgtgtgtgtataactgattgaCTCTGCCATACACATAAAACTAATTGTGAGCAtgcgcgctcagtcactcagtcgtgtctgactcttcgcaaccccctggactgtagcccaccaggctcctctgtccctaagattctccaggcaagaataccggagtgggtagccattgccttctccaggggatcttcccaacccaaggactgaactgaatcccggtctcttacgtctcctacattagcaggtaagttctttaccactagcaccacctgggacgcCCCCAAAACTAACTAtacctcaaatttttttttaatgtaaaaaaagcaagagacaggCTGCAGCAGAGGCCTTGGCTCTTGGTCGAGGCCAGGATTACCATTTTCTCCTGTGAGAGACTGACAATCTAAGCCCCATTCCCCAGCAAACATAAAGATGCTGGAATGCAAGGTGAAGGATACACTGATAAGGTCCCCTTCCTGTAAGAAACCTCTCATCGCCAGCTCATCTTCTGCAGATCTTCGCCTCTGAAACACACAAGGAGAAGGCCACGTTAGGGAGTCTGACCCTAAACCAAGATCTcgctccatctcttctttctctttcactttctcccaaGACCTCTGAAGGCAGCCACGGTGTGCAAACACCAGGGCAGGTAACCCGTGCCACTCAAGACAAAGCTATGGCcactactttctgtcttacagaCCTTCCCGTGGTTCCTCTTCTCTGAATAATATTCAGACTCCTTATGTGATTTGCCAAACCCCAGTCAAGCCTACCTACTTGCCGTGGGGGCCCACCACGCTCCACTAGGACTGGCTACCTCCAGCTTAACTGTATCTTTGCTCACACGTTTCCGTTGATCTCAGATGCCTGAATTCACTGTTAAAATTCTAGCCATCCTTCAAGGATAGGATCAACTTCCAACATGCACTTTCCCTATAAGCTTCTTGCGGGGAATTTAATCACGTCTTTTGTACAATCACACACTTGTTTACTCTTGGACTGCAGGGTATTTAGACCAGTTATCTCATAGTCCCTGCTAGTCTAAGCTCTTTCAGGAACTGAATCATGCCTCCTGGATCTTGGCGTTCTCCAGCCAGCCAAGCACCACGAGCCTCTCTGTAAATAGATGCTCGCCTGAAGATAAGGCTGAAGCACAGCATTTTACAAAAGGAAGCAGCTTAGGTACTGCGGTTGTCTGGAATAATCAAATGCCGTTCGATTCATGTAAAGCTGATTTGTAAACACAACTGATTTGCAAACACAGTTTTCAAGCAAGACCTTCACTGAACAAAACTGATACacccagaaaaggaaaattattagcACCAAGCATCTGAGACAGCTTCTCTCAACTCTCCTTTGGGATTTCCCCACAGACATCCCAGATTTTACCACATACCAACTGCTGCCTGAGTTGGGAGGTGCGGGCCAAGTGAAAAGCCTACGTGTACATCCAGACAGCAAAATTCACAGCAGACAAACAGGAGTACAAGTGGCAACCTCAGCATAAAGCAAAGTTCTCTGGTGGAGCAAGGGATCCCAGCACTCTCACCAGCAAGCTATACGTAGTCCTAGCTGGAGATCCTTACCAGCTCTCCTCCGGGAAGGTTCATGGATGAGAGAAGCAAGACTGAATCCAGCCTGGAGTTGGTCTCCACTTTCCACCTCTTCTGCTGAACCTACAAAACAAAGGAACCCCACACCTGGACACATACTCCAGAGCCCAGAGCTCACACTGTAAATGAACAATAACCCCCGATGGGACAAACCATTTACATCAAACTGTTTACAAACAAACTGTTTACATCAAAGGTCACGTAAGAGCCAAACACAATGAATCCTTCTTTCGTGTAACTGCACATAATAGGACGACTATCTCATTCATTAGATCACCAGCTCACTTTTACTTTGTAAAAACCAATCTGGTAAGACTTTACCTCTGTGATTCTCCCCACTACAATGTCTCCCACTTCACCATTATAtctgaaagaaaaagcagaaggtCCTCCATCAGTGAAAAGACTCCATGACAAGACCGAGTACCATTTGCGATTTCAGTTAAACAGCACGCAGGCCTGGATCAGGCACCACATTTGGTAAACTCACATAACCACACTGTTCGAACTTAGTTTCAGGAACTGACAACTTCCAACATTCCTATGCATATAAAGTCTCCATCAGCTATTCTTACACCATTTATTGCAAGGAGTTCATTAAGTCTGAAACCCCTTATTTTGTTAATTGCATGAAAAATGGATACGCATAGGATATTTTCTGGTGGGCTCTGGAACGCAGACGAGTTCCGCATCAGccagaggaggaaaaaggaa
Coding sequences:
- the EXOSC2 gene encoding exosome complex component RRP4: MALEMRLPVARKPLSESLGRESKKHLVVPGDTITTDTGFMRGHGTYMGEEKLIASVAGSVERVNKLICVKALKTRYNGEVGDIVVGRITEVQQKRWKVETNSRLDSVLLLSSMNLPGGELRRRSAEDELAMRGFLQEGDLISAEVQAVFSDGAVSLHTRSLKYGKLGQGVLVQVSPSLVKRQKTHFHDLPCGASVILGNNGFIWVYPTPEHKEDDAGGFIANLEPVSLADREVISRLRNCIVSLATQRMMLYDTSILYCYEASLPHQIKDILKPEIMEEIVMETRQRLLEQEG